In the Malania oleifera isolate guangnan ecotype guangnan chromosome 1, ASM2987363v1, whole genome shotgun sequence genome, one interval contains:
- the LOC131163901 gene encoding AAA-ATPase At3g50940-like, with protein MSSSSEPADKLATAKAVLSAAASFAATAMVARSVARDFLPYELQDYLFSGIRTFFARFSSQTTLLLDEFDGLVPNQIYTAAETYLSSKVPHSARRLRATKPEKEAHIAVNVEHDEEIVDAFDGVQFTWVLICRQVESRNYNPHDINSILRSEQRSYQITFHKKHKSKVIDSYLPHILEKSKSVKQEQKTLKIFTVDPDSMYGNMGDAWKAVNLDHPARFETLAMDPRQKEEVLADLERFVRRKEYYRKVGKAWKRGYLLYGPPGTGKSSLIAAMANYLRFDVYDLELTEMRSNSELRRLLIATANRSILVVEDIDCTIEFQDRMAEARAAQPPGTFQRQENQVTLSGLLNFIDGLWSSCGDERIIVFTTNHREKLDPALLRPGRMDLHVHMSYCTPAGFRLLASNYLSLSHHSLFEDIEALLEPVEVTPAEVAEQLMKSDEIDSTLSGLLEFLKLKMKEKEEAKAKRADQESAAAVAVDSAQEKSTSKDDNAVEEKIVR; from the exons ATGTCATCTTCCTCCGAACCAGCTGACAAGCTCGCCACCGCAAAAGCCGTCCTATCCGCCGCGGCCTCCTTTGCCGCCACCGCGATGGTGGCCCGCTCCGTGGCCCGCGACTTCCTCCCCTACGAGCTCCAAGACTACCTCTTCTCCGGCATCCGTACCTTCTTTGCTCGCTTCTCCTCCCAAACCACCCTCCTCCTCGACGAGTTCGACGGCCTCGTCCCCAACCAAATTTACACCGCCGCCGAAACCTACCTCAGCTCCAAAGTCCCCCACTCAGCCCGCCGCCTCCGCGCCACTAAACCCGAGAAGGAGGCACACATCGCCGTCAACGTCGAACACGACGAGGAGATCGTTGATGCCTTCGACGGCGTCCAATTCACATGGGTCCTAATTTGTAGGCAGGTGGAGTCCCGAAACTACAATCCCCACGACATCAACTCCATTCTTCGATCCGAGCAGCGATCCTACCAGATCACCTTCCACAAGAAGCACAAATCGAAAGTCATCGACTCCTATTTACCCCACATTTTGGAAAAATCGAAATCGGTGAAGCAGGAACAGAAGACGCTGAAGATCTTCACGGTGGATCCGGACAGCATGTACGGCAACATGGGGGACGCGTGGAAGGCGGTAAATCTGGACCATCCGGCTAGATTCGAGACGCTGGCGATGGACCCGCGACAGAAGGAGGAGGTGTTGGCGGACCTGGAGAGGTTCGTGAGGAGGAAGGAGTATTACAGGAAGGTGGGGAAGGCGTGGAAGAGAGGGTACTTGCTGTACGGACCGCCGGGGACGGGGAAATCGAGCTTGATAGCTGCGATGGCGAACTACTTGAGGTTCGATGTGTACGATTTGGAGTTGACGGAGATGAGGAGCAACTCGGAGCTGAGGAGGCTACTGATTGCGACGGCTAATCGGTCGATCCTGGTGGTGGAGGACATCGACTGCACCATTGAGTTCCAGGATCGGATGGCGGAGGCCAGAGCTGCGCAGCCGCCTGGCACGTTTCAACGCCAAGAAAATCAG GTGACACTGTCAGGGTTGTTGAACTTCATAGACGGGCTGTGGTCGAGCTGTGGGGATGAGAGGATCATAGTGTTCACCACCAACCACAGAGAGAAGCTGGACCCTGCGTTGCTCCGCCCTGGACGCATGGACCTCCACGTCCACATGTCTTACTGCACTCCCGCAGGCTTCCGCCTCCTTGCTTCCAACTACCTTTCCCTCTCGCACCACTCTCTGTTCGAAGACATCGAGGCCTTGCTTGAACCGGTGGAGGTGACGCCGGCGGAAGTCGCCGAGCAACTCATGAAGAGCGATGAGATCGATTCAACGCTTTCGGGCCTCCTTGAATTTCTGAAATTGAAGATGAAGGAAAAGGAAGAGGCTAAAGCCAAAAGGGCCGATCAAGAGTCGGCAGCAGCCGTGGCCGTGGACTCCGCCCAGGAGAAAAGTACTTCGAAGGATGATAATGCGGTGGAAGAGAAAATTGTCCGTTAG